The following coding sequences lie in one Osmerus mordax isolate fOsmMor3 chromosome 13, fOsmMor3.pri, whole genome shotgun sequence genomic window:
- the ano5b gene encoding anoctamin-5b (The sequence of the model RefSeq protein was modified relative to this genomic sequence to represent the inferred CDS: added 45 bases not found in genome assembly) — protein sequence MADRGNMLPGPGHTETDNLNQNKDTVFFRDGVRRIDFVLSYVDDKDGEKKQERRKEFEANLLKAGLELETEDKSDSDDGKTYFLKVHAPWEVLATYADVLKIKVPFKASDILHTQEVPLEWLSRPFRLPERVMRPEPDYFTSNFDKGKIDFFLINDKDTFFPPSTRNRIVYYILARCPYYKEDRKEKDKKGIKRLLSNGTYTSAFPLHDCRYWKRARNPECESERYNLYRHWAGFLSFYKEQPLNLIRKYYGEKIGIYFAWLGFYTEMLFFAAVMGVICFTYGVLSYDDNMSSKEICDADIGGSIVMCPLCDKKCSYWKLNSTCLSSWQSHLFDNEGTVFFAIFMGIWVTLFLEFWKRRQARLEYEWDLVDFEEEQQQLMIRPEFEIKCTGRRLNRITQEMEPYLPATSKCARFCLSGATVLFWMSLIVACIIGVIAYRLAVFAAFASIMKDSPTRKIQLVGSLITPQLATSVTASCINFVIIMILNFFYERVAIWITDLEIPKTHLEYENKLTMKMFFFQFVNYYSSCFYVAFFKGKFVGHPGNYTYMFGKWSRLRNEECDPGGCLIELTTQLVIVMAGKQLWGNIQEALLPLMRNWWGSRKARNHPEQQYSRWEQDHDLLNFTQLGLFYEYLEMVIQFGFITLFVASFPLAPLLALCNNILEVRVDAWKFTTQFRRPVAAKARNIGAWQEILNVVAILSVVTNAFIMAFTSDMIPRLVYLYAYHEGHEASMSGYVNNSLSVYNISQIPLYSQPEEGESPAWYNNQTITTCRYRDYRYPPGHPKQYTHTMQFWHILAAKLAFIIIMEHVVFVVKFFVAWMIPDVPSEVKARIKRERYLIQEYLHNYEVEKLKIQLSQSFIIDPPSHLSSTTDKCEVLSECL from the exons gagagaaggaaggagtttGAGGCCAACCTCCTCAaggcagggctggagctggagacTGAGGATAAATCG gactCTGATGATGGTAAGACGTACTTCCTGAAGGTCCACGCTCCGTGGGAGGTCCTGGCCACGTACGCAGACGTGCTGAAGATCAAGGTCCCCTTCAAG gccagcGACATCCTCCACACCCAGGAAGTTCCCCTGGAGTGGCTGTCCCGCCCCTTCCGCCTGCCGGAGAGGGTGATGCGCCCCGAGCCGGACTACTTCACCTCGAACTTCGACAAGGGCAAGATCGACTTCTTCCTCATCAACGACAAGGACaccttcttccctccttccacgAGGAACAGAATA gtgTACTACATCCTGGCCCGCTGTCCGTACTACAAGGAGGACCGCaaggagaaggacaagaagGGGATCAAGCGGTTACTTAGCAACGGGACTTACACTTCCGCCTTCCCGCTTCATGAT TGTCGATACTGGAAGAGGGCGAGGAACCcggagtgtgagagtgagagatacaACCTGTACAGACACTGGGCCGGGTTCCTCAGCTTCTACAAAGAGCAGCCTCTCAACCTCATCAG GAAGTACTATGGGGAGAAGATTGGTATCTACTTTGCGTGGCTGGGTTTCTACACGGAGATGCTGTTCTTTGCTGCGGTGATGGGCGTCATCTGCTTCACCTATGGAGTCCTGAGCTACGACGACAACATGTCCAG TAAAGAGATCTGTGATGCAGACATTGGAGGCAGTATAGTGATGTGTCCTCTCTGTGATAAGAAGTGCAGCTACTGGAAACTCAACTCTACCTGCCTGTCCTCCTGG CAATCCCATCTGTTTGACAACGAGGGAACGGTGTTCTTTGCCATCTTTATGGGGatctggg tgaccctgttcctggagttcTGGAAGCGGCGACAGGCCCGGCTGGAGTATGAGTGGGACCTGGTGGATTTTGAGGAGGAGCAGCAACAGCTGATGATCCGGCCCGAGTTTGAGATCAAGTGCACCGGCCGCAGGCTCAACCGGATCACCCAG GAAATGGAACCATATCTCCCTGCCACCAGCAAGTGTGCAcgcttctgtctgtctggagctaCTGTCCTCTTCTGG aTGTCTCTGATCGTGGCCTGCATCATCGGCGTGATAGCCTATCGTCTGGCGGTGTTTGCGGCCTTCGCCAGCATCATGAAGGACAGCCCCACCAGGAAGATCCAGCTGGTGGGCTCGCTCATCACGCCGCAGCTCGCCACCTCGGTCACCGCCTCCTGCATCAACTTCGTCATCATCATGATCCTCAACTTCTTCTACGAGAGGGTGGCCATCTGGATCACTGACCTCG AGATTCCCAAGACCCATCTGGAGTACGAGAACAAGCTGACCATGAAGATGTTCTTCTTCCAGTTCGTCAACTACTACTCTTCCTGCTTCTACGTGGCCTTCTTCAAGGGCAAGTTTGTGGGTCACCCTGGCAACTACACCTACATGTTTGGGAAGTGGAGCAGACTGAGGAATGAGGAG TGTGACCCGGGTGGCTGTCTGATCGAGCTGACCACCCAGCTGGTCATCGTCATGGCAGGGAAGCAGCTGTGGGGGAACATCCAGGAAGCCCTGTTGCC tctgaTGCGTAACTGGTGGGGCAGCAGGAAGGCCCGTAACCACCCTGAGCAGCAGTACAGCCGCTGGGAGCAGGACCATGACCTGCTGAACTTCACCCAGCTGGGCCTCTTCTACGAGTACCTGGAGATGG TCATCCAGTTTGGCTTCATCACCCTGTTCGTGGCCTCCTTCCCCCTGGCTCCTCTCCTGGCTCTGTGCAACAACATCCTGGAGGTGCGCGTGGACGCCTGGAAGTTCACCACCCAGTTCAGACGGCCTGTGGCGGCCAAGGCACGCAACATCGGAGCCTGGCAGGAGATCCTCAACGTGGTGGCCATCTTGTCTGTAGTCACTAAC gccttCATCATGGCCTTCACCTCAGACATGATCCCCCGGCTGGTCTACCTGTACGCCTACCATGAGGGTCACGAGGCATCTATGAGTGGCTACGTCAACAACAGTCTTTCAGTGTACAACATCTCGCAGATCCCCCTGTACAGCCagccagaggagggggagagtccGGCCTGGTACAACAACCAGACCATAAccacctgcag gtATAGAGACTATCGCTACCCTCCCGGACACCCcaagcagtacacacacaccatgcagttCTGGCACATTCTGGCCGCCAAGCTAGCCTTTATCATCATAATGGAG CACGTGGTGTTTGTGGTCAAGTTCTTCGTGGCGTGGATGATCCCTGACGTGCCGTCGGAGGTGAAGGCCCGGATCAAGCGGGAGCGCTACCTGATCCAGGAGTACCTGCACAACTAcgaggtggagaagctgaagatCCAGTTGAGCCAGAGCTTCATCATCGACCCCCCGTCCCATCTCAGCTCCACCACAGACAAGTGTGAAGTGCTGTCCGAGTGcctgtag
- the slc17a6b gene encoding vesicular glutamate transporter 2.1, translating into MEKRQKTGEVIELTEDGRPSEAAVKKPPLCDCTCFGLPRRYIIAIMSGLGFCISFGIRCNLGVAIVGMVNNSTIHQNGKIIIKEKAKFNWDPETVGMIHGSFFWGYIVTQIPGGWICSRLAANRVFGAAILLTSTLNMFIPSAARFHYGCVIFVRILQGLVEGVTYPACHGIWSKWAPPLERSRLATTSFCGSYAGAVIAMPLAGILVQYSGWSSVFYIYGCFGILWYMFWILVSYESPADHPTITDEERCYIEESIGESAKLMGPSEKFKTPWKKFFTSMPVYAIIVANFCRSWTFYLLLISQPAYFEEVFGFEISKVGMLSALPHLVMTIIVPIGGQLADYLRTRNILSTTTVRKIMNCGGFGMEATLLLVVGYSHSKGVAISFLVLAVGFSGFAISGFNVNHLDIAPRYASILMGISNGVGTLSGMVCPLIVGAMTKNKTREEWQYVFLIASMVHYGGVIFYGLFASGDKQPWADPELTSDEKCGFIDEDELAEETGDITQSYGALGGPAKTYGATTQVNGGWADSWEKKEEYVQEEAGAGGYGYKQEDYS; encoded by the exons ATGGAGAAACGGCAGAAAACCGGTGAGGTGATTGAACTGACCGAAGACGGCCGACCCTCTGAGGCCGCCGTGAAGAAGCCCCCCCTGTGCGACTGCACGTGCTTTGGGCTGCCCCGCCGTTATATCATTGCCATCATGAGTGGACTCGGTTTCTGCATCTCGTTCGGGATCCGGTGTAATCTGGGCGTGGCCATTGTGGGCATGGTCAACAACAGCACGATACACCAGAATGGGAAGATCATCATTAAAGAG aaAGCCAAGTTTAACTGGGACCCGGAAACAGTTGGGATGATCCACGGCTCGTTCTTTTGGGGGTACATAGTGACGCAGATTCCAGGAGGATGGATCTGCTCGAGACTGGCAGCGAACAG GGTTTTCGGGGCTgccatcctcctcacctccactctcAACATGTTCATTCCCTCTGCTGCGCGGTTCCACTACGGCTGTGTCATCTTCGTGAGGATATTGCAAGGTCTAGTGGAG ggtgtcACTTACCCAGCATGCCACGGCATATGGAGTAAGTGGGCTCCTCCACTGGAAAGGAGTCGTCTGGCAACCACTTCCTTCTGTG gGTCGTATGCTGGAGCTGTCATAGCCATGCCTCTGGCTGGTATTCTCGTGCAGTACTCAGGATGGTCCTCTGTGTTTTATATCTATG gctgCTTTGGGATCCTGTGGTACATGTTCTGGATCTTAGTGTCCTACGAGAGTCCTGCTGACCACCCCACCATCACAGACGAGGAGCGCTGCTACATCGAGGAGAGCATTGGAGAGAGTGCCAAGCTCATGGGACCGTCCGAG AAATTCAAGACCCCCTGGAAGAAGTTCTTCACCTCCATGCCTGTCTATGCAATCATCGTGGCCAATTTCTGCAGGAGCTGGACCTTCTACCTGCTGCTCATCAGCCAGCCGGCCTACTTCGAGGAGGTGTTTGggtttgagattagcaag gtCGGCATGCTGTCTGCCCTGCCTCACCTGGTGATGACCATCATAGTGCCCATTGGTGGTCAGCTGGCTGACTACCTCCGCACAAGGAACATTCTGTCCACCACCACCGTAAGGAAGATCATGAACTGTGGAG ggTTTGGCATGGAGGCCACGTTGCTGTTGGTGGTAGGATATTCCCACAGTAAAGGTGTAGCCATCTCCTTCCTGGTCCTAGCTGTGGGCTTCAGTGGGTTTGCTATATCAG GGTTTAATGTCAATCACTTGGACATCGCTCCACGCTATGCCAGTATCCTAATGGGCATATCCAACGGGGTGGGCACATTGTCTGGCATGGTGTGTCCTCTGATTGTGGGTGCCATGACAAAGAACAAG ACTCGAGAGGAGTGGCAGTACGTGTTCCTCATCGCCTCCATGGTGCACTATGGGGGGGTGATATTCTACGGCCTGTTTGCCTCGGGGGACAAGCAGCCATGGGCCGACCCGGAGCTCACTAGCGACGAGAAGTGCGGCTTCATCGACGAGGACGAGCTGGCGGAGGAGACGGGTGACATCACCCAGAGCTACGGAGCCCTGGGAGGACCAGCCAAGACATACGGAGCCACGACTCAGGTCAATGGGGGCTGGGCCGACAGctgggagaagaaggaggagtacGTCCAGGAGGAGGCGGGTGCCGGAGGGTACGGGTACAAGCAGGAGGACTACTCCTAG